A DNA window from Paenibacillus sp. HWE-109 contains the following coding sequences:
- the pdxS gene encoding pyridoxal 5'-phosphate synthase lyase subunit PdxS, translating to MATGTERVKRGMAEMQKGGVIMDVMNAEQARIAEAAGATAVMALERVPADIRAAGGVARMADPLIVEQVMKAVTIPVMAKARIGHYVEARVLESLGVDYIDESEVLTPADDVYHIDKQDFKVPFVCGARDLGEALRRIGEGASMIRTKGEPGTGNIVEAVRHIRMLLGQIRKVQGMNKDELMVEAKHLGAPYELLLEIKTTGKLPVVNFAAGGVATPADAALMMVLGADGVFVGSGIFKSEHPEKFARAIVEATTHYSDYGLIARISRNLGAPMKGIEISTLSAYDRMQERGI from the coding sequence TTGGCAACAGGAACAGAACGAGTTAAAAGAGGAATGGCAGAAATGCAAAAAGGCGGCGTCATCATGGACGTGATGAATGCTGAGCAGGCTCGAATTGCCGAAGCTGCGGGTGCTACGGCAGTCATGGCTTTGGAAAGAGTGCCTGCTGATATTCGGGCTGCCGGAGGCGTAGCTCGGATGGCAGATCCGCTGATAGTCGAACAGGTGATGAAGGCTGTGACGATACCGGTGATGGCGAAAGCGCGTATAGGCCATTATGTAGAAGCAAGGGTACTTGAATCCTTGGGAGTTGACTATATCGATGAAAGCGAAGTTTTGACGCCAGCCGATGATGTTTATCATATCGATAAGCAGGATTTTAAAGTGCCGTTCGTTTGTGGGGCAAGAGATTTAGGCGAAGCTTTACGCCGCATCGGCGAAGGGGCATCGATGATACGGACGAAGGGAGAACCGGGTACAGGCAATATTGTTGAGGCGGTTCGCCATATTCGCATGCTGTTAGGGCAAATTCGCAAGGTTCAAGGAATGAACAAGGATGAATTAATGGTAGAGGCTAAGCATCTTGGTGCACCATATGAATTGCTGTTGGAGATAAAAACCACAGGCAAATTACCGGTTGTCAATTTTGCAGCAGGAGGTGTGGCTACTCCGGCAGATGCAGCTTTAATGATGGTTTTGGGCGCGGATGGCGTATTTGTTGGATCAGGGATATTTAAATCCGAGCATCCTGAGAAATTTGCTCGCGCGATTGTCGAAGCGACCACACATTATTCGGATTACGGCTTGATTGCGAGGATATCCCGTAATCTGGGAGCACCCATGAAAGGCATTGAGATATCCACACTTTCCGCGTATGATCGTATGCAGGAACGTGGTATTTAA
- a CDS encoding MOSC domain-containing protein, translated as MLSGELLSLNISQPMKVHYNNKEISTGIYKLPVLDALYLTWENFEGDGQADLVHHGGREKAVCVYPFEHYPYWEQELQTALEYGAFGENLTVRGVLETDVCIGDIFALGETILQVSQPRQPCFKLSVRYNDPEMPLKVQTSGYSGFYFRVLKEGKVGLTDRLEQISAHPKSITVAFANRIMHVDKNNWEEMQRILEVKELSVNWRQTFAKRLLGHETDTRERLHGID; from the coding sequence ATGCTTAGCGGAGAGCTTCTCTCTCTTAATATTAGTCAACCGATGAAAGTCCACTATAATAATAAGGAAATTTCTACTGGGATCTATAAATTGCCCGTGCTTGACGCCTTGTATTTAACTTGGGAGAATTTCGAAGGCGACGGTCAGGCAGATCTTGTTCACCATGGCGGGCGAGAGAAGGCGGTATGTGTATATCCTTTTGAACATTATCCCTATTGGGAACAAGAGTTGCAGACAGCACTGGAATACGGGGCTTTTGGAGAGAATCTAACAGTTCGCGGAGTTCTGGAAACGGATGTTTGCATCGGAGACATCTTTGCATTAGGAGAAACCATCTTGCAAGTCAGTCAACCGCGACAACCTTGTTTTAAACTATCTGTTCGCTACAATGATCCTGAAATGCCGTTAAAAGTTCAAACGTCCGGCTACTCAGGCTTTTATTTCCGTGTTTTGAAGGAAGGGAAGGTCGGCTTAACCGACAGGTTGGAACAAATTTCGGCTCATCCGAAATCCATTACAGTTGCTTTTGCTAACCGTATTATGCATGTTGATAAGAATAATTGGGAAGAAATGCAACGCATTCTAGAAGTCAAGGAGCTTTCGGTGAACTGGAGACAGACGTTTGCCAAACGGTTATTAGGCCATGAAACAGATACGCGTGAGCGATTGCATGGAATTGACTAG
- a CDS encoding MBL fold metallo-hydrolase: MEVQFLGTAAFEGIPSLFCQCSTCKQARERGGKNMRSRTSVIIDQVLKVDFPPDTLYHSHRYGLDMNSIQDLLITHSHSDHLYAEDMAIRAEGYAQSGDKAIHVYGHDLPFRLCFQALNGLEHNYQFHRVLPFVPVKTQTAMIVPLLADHDQLETCLLYYIEKDGKAILYGNDSGWFPEQTWAWLKDKKLDLAILECTTGKSSHRNNHMNVDAVLETKAWMEANGVLKESAPVLVTHFSHNAGLLHEDLLEIFEPHGIQVAYDGLIVQL; this comes from the coding sequence ATGGAGGTACAATTCCTTGGAACAGCGGCTTTTGAGGGAATTCCTTCGCTATTTTGCCAATGCTCGACATGTAAGCAAGCTCGTGAACGAGGCGGTAAAAATATGCGATCACGTACATCGGTGATAATTGATCAAGTGTTAAAGGTTGATTTTCCTCCCGACACCTTATATCACTCGCATCGGTATGGCTTGGATATGAATTCAATCCAGGATTTGCTTATCACGCATTCTCACTCTGATCATTTGTATGCCGAGGATATGGCGATTCGAGCAGAAGGCTACGCACAGTCTGGGGATAAGGCCATCCATGTATATGGGCATGATCTGCCCTTCCGGCTCTGTTTCCAAGCACTTAATGGGCTAGAGCATAACTACCAGTTTCATCGCGTGCTGCCATTCGTTCCGGTTAAGACGCAAACAGCGATGATTGTGCCCTTATTGGCTGATCATGATCAACTAGAAACATGTCTGCTTTATTACATTGAAAAAGATGGCAAAGCTATCCTATATGGCAATGACAGCGGTTGGTTTCCTGAACAGACTTGGGCATGGCTCAAGGATAAAAAGTTGGATCTGGCCATACTGGAATGCACGACAGGAAAGAGCTCACATCGCAATAATCATATGAACGTCGATGCGGTGTTGGAAACGAAGGCGTGGATGGAGGCGAACGGTGTTCTGAAAGAAAGCGCACCGGTCCTGGTTACGCATTTCTCACATAATGCTGGCTTGCTTCATGAGGATTTGCTTGAAATTTTTGAACCTCATGGAATTCAGGTTGCTTATGATGGTTTGATTGTTCAGTTGTAG
- a CDS encoding family 10 glycosylhydrolase: protein MRFRQVHLDFHTSEAIELIGAQFEKKQFQEMLKLGHVDSITVFSKCHHGWAYHPSAVNDMHPGLTFDLLQAMIEAAHDINVKTPVYLSAGLDEKLARKHPEWLFRDQTDGTSWVNGFMKPGYHLFCMNSPYLEILLSQIKEVVTNYDVDGIFLDIVGVKNCYCHNCINSLLEQGKDPRDPNAVLELGELTYANYTARVNETIHAIKPGTPIFHNGGHIRRGRRDLAAMNTHLELESLPTGGWGYDHFPLSARYVQNLGLPYLGMTGKFHTSWGEFGGYKHPNALRYETALSLANGARCSVGDQLHPSGVMDEATYTLIGAAYQEVQTKEAWCVQADNVADIALISLEAAGAHYAADSTKLQSDAGAVRMLLESKYLFDVIDLDQHFDPYKVIILPDRIVIHEALKKKLQAFLLNGGKLLATGKSGLNEAGDAFAIDLGVKWVCENPYKPDYFRPHFALANLRNAAFVFYSLGQKIELDGGVELGQRENPYFNRDVFTFCSHQHTPSRHHHAGPGMVESASGIYFAWDVFDDYAKMGSLALKESVQYALDRLLMEHKTLQTNLPAQGIATLTKQISEKRYVQHLLYASPVKRGKDIEVIEDIVPLYQINVAIRIPEAATDVYLAPQMEPLAFETREQLLTFTVPKLDLHQMVVIEY from the coding sequence ATGAGATTCAGACAAGTGCATTTAGATTTCCATACCTCAGAAGCAATTGAACTCATTGGTGCCCAATTTGAGAAAAAACAATTTCAAGAAATGCTCAAGCTCGGACATGTAGATTCCATTACGGTCTTCTCCAAATGTCATCATGGATGGGCTTATCATCCCTCTGCAGTTAATGACATGCATCCAGGGCTTACCTTTGATTTATTGCAAGCAATGATAGAGGCCGCACATGATATCAATGTGAAAACACCTGTCTACCTTTCAGCAGGTTTAGATGAAAAACTAGCCCGGAAGCATCCAGAATGGCTTTTTCGTGATCAAACGGATGGCACTAGTTGGGTTAATGGTTTCATGAAACCAGGATATCACCTGTTTTGCATGAACTCACCTTATCTTGAAATTCTGCTGTCGCAGATCAAAGAAGTCGTTACCAACTATGACGTAGACGGTATCTTCTTAGACATTGTCGGTGTAAAGAATTGTTATTGTCACAATTGTATAAATTCCTTATTGGAGCAAGGCAAAGATCCACGGGATCCGAACGCTGTGCTCGAATTAGGCGAACTGACCTATGCTAATTACACAGCCAGAGTGAACGAAACTATCCATGCAATCAAGCCTGGGACACCTATTTTTCATAATGGGGGGCATATACGGCGAGGACGTCGGGATTTGGCTGCGATGAATACGCATTTAGAGTTAGAATCTCTGCCGACAGGGGGTTGGGGTTATGATCATTTCCCTCTATCTGCACGCTATGTGCAAAACTTAGGTTTACCTTATCTCGGAATGACCGGGAAATTTCACACAAGCTGGGGCGAATTTGGCGGATATAAGCATCCGAATGCCCTCAGATATGAAACAGCTTTAAGCTTGGCTAACGGGGCGCGCTGCTCTGTCGGAGATCAACTGCACCCCAGCGGTGTCATGGATGAAGCTACTTACACTTTAATCGGGGCAGCTTATCAAGAAGTCCAAACGAAGGAAGCCTGGTGTGTACAAGCCGACAATGTGGCTGATATTGCTTTAATAAGCCTAGAAGCCGCAGGTGCTCATTATGCAGCAGACAGCACCAAATTACAATCCGATGCAGGCGCAGTGAGAATGCTCTTGGAAAGCAAGTATCTATTCGATGTTATTGATCTGGATCAACATTTTGACCCATACAAAGTTATCATTCTCCCTGACCGCATCGTCATTCATGAAGCTTTAAAGAAGAAATTGCAGGCCTTCCTACTTAACGGCGGCAAACTATTAGCAACTGGTAAATCCGGATTAAATGAAGCGGGTGATGCTTTCGCCATCGACTTAGGCGTGAAATGGGTTTGTGAGAATCCGTACAAACCGGATTACTTCCGTCCTCATTTTGCGTTAGCGAATCTTAGGAACGCCGCCTTCGTCTTCTATTCCCTCGGCCAGAAAATTGAGCTTGACGGCGGCGTGGAATTAGGTCAACGGGAAAACCCCTATTTCAATCGGGATGTTTTCACCTTTTGCTCACATCAGCATACGCCAAGCCGTCATCATCATGCAGGTCCTGGCATGGTTGAAAGTGCTTCTGGCATTTATTTCGCCTGGGACGTCTTCGATGATTATGCGAAAATGGGCAGCCTAGCACTCAAGGAATCCGTACAATATGCTTTAGATAGACTTCTAATGGAACATAAAACCTTACAAACCAATTTGCCCGCACAAGGAATTGCGACATTGACGAAACAAATATCGGAGAAGCGATACGTGCAGCATCTGCTCTATGCTTCCCCTGTCAAACGCGGCAAAGATATCGAGGTCATCGAGGATATTGTACCTCTCTATCAAATAAACGTTGCCATCCGAATCCCGGAAGCGGCAACTGATGTTTATTTAGCTCCACAGATGGAGCCATTGGCTTTCGAGACCAGAGAACAGCTGCTCACCTTTACTGTCCCTAAGCTGGATCTGCATCAAATGGTTGTTATCGAATATTGA
- a CDS encoding helix-turn-helix transcriptional regulator gives MLCLELTMPPLPQFVTIGRARWEQGMQHFRRTFDVYDMLFCTSGAFYMSEDEQSYEVLAGHMLVLEAGKEHWGYRPTEVNSDIYWVHFVHERPNRTLFHEEIEWTSVIKKGTDTDITPSKQTMYIPKYTSLDLAPIIPILEEMYALHNQFQVENALELHALLGLLFSKLQKSIRNRHTSRSQTICDRVMQYLQARRHEPYKASEMERELHFNPDYLNRCLKKHAGMTPVEYLHYLRIEDAKLLLTGTALPVEHIAEQIGFPNSNYFVRLFHRKVGMTPGRFRKMCQGYM, from the coding sequence ATGCTATGCTTGGAGTTGACCATGCCGCCGCTCCCGCAGTTCGTTACCATCGGGCGAGCTAGGTGGGAACAGGGGATGCAGCATTTCCGGAGAACATTTGATGTTTATGACATGCTTTTTTGTACGAGTGGTGCTTTCTATATGTCGGAAGACGAGCAATCTTATGAAGTTCTGGCTGGACACATGTTAGTTCTGGAGGCAGGCAAAGAGCATTGGGGGTATCGGCCGACTGAGGTTAATTCGGATATCTATTGGGTGCATTTTGTTCATGAACGGCCGAATAGAACCTTATTTCATGAAGAAATAGAGTGGACCTCTGTGATTAAAAAAGGAACGGATACCGACATCACGCCCTCTAAGCAAACGATGTATATTCCTAAATATACGTCACTTGATTTGGCGCCGATTATCCCCATTTTGGAAGAAATGTACGCCTTGCATAATCAATTTCAAGTAGAAAACGCGCTTGAGCTTCATGCGTTGTTAGGGCTTTTATTTAGCAAATTACAAAAATCAATACGCAATCGGCATACTTCGCGCTCCCAAACGATCTGTGACCGCGTGATGCAGTATTTGCAGGCAAGACGTCATGAACCGTATAAAGCCAGTGAGATGGAGCGAGAACTCCATTTCAATCCAGATTATTTGAATCGTTGTTTGAAGAAGCATGCGGGCATGACACCTGTCGAGTATTTGCATTATTTGCGGATCGAAGATGCCAAACTCTTATTAACGGGTACGGCACTGCCGGTAGAACATATTGCAGAGCAGATAGGTTTTCCCAATAGCAACTATTTTGTTCGGTTGTTTCATAGGAAAGTTGGCATGACGCCGGGGAGATTTCGGAAGATGTGTCAGGGTTACATGTAG
- a CDS encoding YebC/PmpR family DNA-binding transcriptional regulator gives MGRKWNNIKEKKASKDANTSRIYAKFGLEIYVAARKGEPDPESNRALKVVLERAKTYNVPKAIIDRAIDKAKGSSDEIYVELRYEGFGPNGSMVIVDTLTNNVNRTASSVRAAFSKNGGNMGVTGSVAYMFDATAVIGIEDKSIDDIMEFLLESDVDIRDIIEEEGIVMVYADPEQFHAVQEAFKKAGITEFSIAELTMLAQNNVTLPDDGQVQFDKLIDALEDLEDVQQVYHNVE, from the coding sequence GTGGGCCGTAAGTGGAATAACATTAAAGAAAAGAAAGCTTCCAAAGATGCAAATACAAGTCGAATTTATGCCAAGTTCGGACTCGAAATTTATGTAGCAGCACGCAAGGGTGAACCAGACCCTGAATCGAATCGCGCTTTGAAAGTTGTCCTGGAGCGGGCCAAAACCTACAATGTGCCCAAAGCGATTATTGATCGCGCCATCGATAAAGCCAAAGGCAGCTCCGATGAAATCTATGTCGAGCTTCGCTATGAAGGATTCGGACCTAACGGTTCAATGGTCATTGTGGACACGTTGACGAATAATGTCAACCGCACGGCTTCAAGTGTTCGAGCGGCTTTTAGCAAAAACGGCGGCAATATGGGTGTAACAGGATCTGTTGCCTACATGTTCGATGCCACAGCTGTTATCGGTATTGAAGACAAGAGCATCGATGACATTATGGAATTTCTGCTGGAATCGGATGTTGATATTCGTGACATTATTGAAGAAGAAGGCATCGTGATGGTTTATGCCGATCCGGAGCAATTCCATGCTGTGCAAGAAGCATTCAAGAAAGCTGGCATCACGGAGTTCTCGATTGCGGAATTAACGATGTTGGCGCAAAACAATGTCACATTGCCAGATGATGGACAAGTCCAATTCGATAAATTAATTGACGCTTTGGAAGATTTAGAAGATGTACAACAGGTGTATCATAACGTTGAATAA
- a CDS encoding response regulator: MYKILVVDDEPTVSSGIKNYLMRSELQIDHVETAINGFEALDCLRMDIYDLVLTDIQMGMMNGIELMEAILLEQPHLPVIVISAHEKFEFAKRSLRLGAKDYLIKPVELDELIRVVGKALIEKKEIGRQTLQRPESTSAMDNRLLKKRHEALIELVTEKDLQEKDYADLLREIGGPLKEEGYWYGIAAVHLNLSKGGFSNQDITLVDRKLLKYASVNILEESLSDWCGVAFYGFGNQLVCVIQLNVSEPLDTRMSMNSQLNLIGQTIIMNLKQYLNVDVTVGVSTLSPEITTLPRLMEEANAAIEWRKLHPNNKVLYYEDMSALGNLRMMEWAALVETVVLQLKTDTDAHLPDELYHVVKVLSSLKKSDGLFHSCFGLLVYRLYGLLFDNGQEASSSFRHYDPDVYYRGMDSSQKVDCLKSYVQGLSSLIRESISKRDQTVVSRISAYIHQHFGNHELKIQDIAGEVHFSAAYVSYLFKKETNKNVWDYVSEVRIEEAKHLLATTDLKRYEISYQVGYQSPEHFSRMFKRFLGSSPADYRKEIRGNSSEAPV, translated from the coding sequence ATGTATAAGATTCTGGTCGTGGATGATGAGCCAACGGTTAGCTCGGGGATTAAGAACTATTTGATGAGATCGGAGCTGCAGATTGATCATGTAGAGACAGCTATCAATGGTTTTGAAGCGCTGGATTGTTTGCGGATGGACATTTATGACCTCGTCTTAACTGACATTCAGATGGGCATGATGAACGGCATCGAATTGATGGAAGCAATCCTTCTGGAGCAGCCGCATCTGCCGGTTATCGTGATTTCTGCTCATGAGAAATTTGAATTTGCCAAGAGATCACTGCGTTTGGGTGCTAAGGATTACCTCATAAAACCAGTTGAACTGGATGAACTGATTCGCGTGGTGGGCAAAGCGCTGATAGAAAAGAAAGAAATAGGAAGACAAACGCTGCAGCGGCCAGAATCGACTTCCGCCATGGATAATCGCCTGCTCAAGAAACGGCATGAAGCTTTAATTGAGCTAGTTACGGAGAAAGATCTCCAGGAAAAGGATTATGCCGATCTGCTGCGTGAAATCGGCGGTCCACTGAAAGAAGAAGGCTATTGGTACGGCATCGCGGCTGTACATTTGAATCTAAGCAAAGGCGGCTTCAGCAATCAGGATATAACGTTGGTAGATCGTAAACTATTGAAATATGCCTCGGTTAATATTCTGGAGGAAAGCTTGTCGGACTGGTGCGGTGTTGCTTTTTACGGTTTCGGCAATCAGTTGGTTTGCGTCATTCAATTGAACGTTTCGGAGCCGCTAGATACGAGAATGTCTATGAATTCACAGCTTAATCTCATTGGTCAAACGATTATTATGAATCTCAAGCAATATTTGAATGTAGATGTGACAGTTGGTGTCAGCACGCTGAGTCCTGAAATTACAACGCTGCCTAGGCTCATGGAGGAGGCTAATGCTGCTATCGAGTGGAGGAAGCTGCATCCGAATAATAAGGTTCTCTATTATGAGGATATGTCAGCCTTGGGCAATTTGCGAATGATGGAATGGGCAGCTCTGGTGGAAACAGTGGTCCTTCAATTAAAAACGGATACCGATGCTCATTTGCCTGATGAGTTATATCATGTTGTCAAAGTATTGTCATCGCTCAAGAAATCAGATGGTTTATTTCACAGCTGTTTCGGTCTGTTGGTTTATCGGCTTTATGGATTGCTTTTTGATAATGGGCAAGAGGCTAGCAGCAGCTTTCGCCACTATGATCCAGATGTTTATTACCGCGGCATGGATAGCAGCCAAAAGGTTGATTGTCTAAAGTCGTATGTGCAAGGGCTTTCATCCTTAATTCGCGAAAGTATCAGCAAAAGGGATCAGACCGTTGTTTCCCGGATATCCGCCTACATTCATCAACATTTCGGCAATCATGAGCTCAAGATTCAGGATATTGCCGGCGAGGTGCATTTCAGCGCAGCCTATGTGAGCTATCTATTTAAAAAAGAAACGAACAAAAACGTCTGGGACTATGTATCTGAAGTCCGTATTGAGGAGGCCAAGCATCTGCTGGCAACAACCGATTTGAAGAGGTACGAAATCTCCTACCAAGTCGGATATCAATCGCCGGAGCATTTCAGTCGGATGTTCAAGCGATTCCTAGGCAGTTCACCGGCCGATTATCGCAAAGAGATCAGGGGGAATTCATCTGAGGCTCCAGTATAA